In Drosophila nasuta strain 15112-1781.00 chromosome 2R, ASM2355853v1, whole genome shotgun sequence, a single genomic region encodes these proteins:
- the LOC132786143 gene encoding uncharacterized protein LOC132786143, whose amino-acid sequence MDTDFDYGTPPPEERLIREHTLTAEQEADLTEAFTLFDTKNQGYISMKQLKDIMHAVAHNPLEHELQEYYNEYDPNSTDELYLSDFLHLMSERYKDMTPEDEVILAFQVFDKDDNGYIHENEFRQIMSTMGDPMDPDDVDQIILDADSNTEGNILYRNFVAMMSEK is encoded by the coding sequence ATGGATACGGATTTTGATTATGGCACTCCACCACCAGAAGAACGCCTAATACGAGAACATACTTTGACCGCAGAACAAGAAGCAGATTTAACGGAAGCCTTTACACTGTTTGATACTAAAAATCAAGGCTATATATCTATGAAACAGTTGAAGGACATTATGCATGCAGTTGCGCACAATCCACTGGAGCATGAACTGCAGGAATACTACAATGAATATGATCCAAATAGTACAGATGAATTGTATCTCAGTGATTTTCTGCATCTGATGTCAGAGCGTTATAAAGACATGACGCCGGAGGATGAAGTTATATTGGCATTTCAAGTCTTTGATAAAGACGATAATGGATATATacatgaaaatgaatttcGACAAATTATGTCCACGATGGGAGATCCCATGGATCCTGATGATGTCGATCAGATTATACTCGATGCCGATTCGAATACCGAGGGCAATATTCTCTATAGAAATTTCGTTGCCATGATGAGTGAAAAGTAA
- the LOC132786144 gene encoding calmodulin-related protein 97A has protein sequence MVQDLTDEQIAEYKEAFSLFDKTGTGMISTRELGNLMKSLGQNPTEAELRDLVNEIDLNGDGEIDFAEFCSLMSKQANEGDADEELREAFKIFDKDEDGFISPAELRFVMTNLGEKLTDEEIDDMIREADFDGDGLINYEEFVYMITQK, from the coding sequence ATGGTTCAAGATTTGACTGACGAGCAAATTGCCGAATATAAAGAGGCGTTTTCCCTATTCGATAAGACTGGGACCGGCATGATAAGCACTCGCGAGTTGGGAAATCTGATGAAGTCGTTGGGCCAGAATCCCACCGAAGCGGAGTTAAGGGATCTTGTGAATGAAATCGATCTCAATGGTGACGGTGAAATAGATTTTGCGGAATTTTGCTCGTTAATGTCGAAACAAGCGAACGAGGGCGACGCCGATGAGGAACTTCGTGAGGCATTCAAAATCTTTGACAAGGATGAGGATGGTTTCATCTCGCCAGCCGAGCTGCGATTCGTTATGACAAATCTGGGAGAGAAGCTAACCGACGAGGAGATCGATGATATGATACGTGAAGCTGATTTTGATGGTGATGGTCTCATTAACTATGAGGAGTTTGTTTATATGATCACGCAGAAGTAA
- the LOC132785500 gene encoding uncharacterized protein LOC132785500, translating into MDQPDDIGDDGNAERGGCDMMNRNNPKQTATNIAQKAAQEAEQAYGTQQCAADEVAHQVKKQLADKANTAAKAAEAALSCKQQMVEQLESELCVSETALQQETALVATSQNNLNFACQSAKQAHQLLLALQSIIKIAHENLANAKNAAAGAQQQLAEKAQLIESAQHRIDTLKKMLENARKDLENIKKSAYKAVCAAAEARQKANRERRNSVSCGRSSNRRKRRKIHQKQQLQ; encoded by the coding sequence ATGGATCAACCGGATGACATAGGAGACGATGGCAATGCCGAGAGAGGCGGCTGCGATATGATGAATCGCAACAATCCAAAGCAAACCGCCACAAATATTGCCCAAAAGGCCGCCCAGGAGGCAGAGCAGGCGTATGGCACACAGCAATGTGCAGCAGACGAGGTCGCCCACCAGGTGAAGAAGCAGCTGGCCGACAAGGCGAACACggcagccaaggcagccgaAGCGGCGCTGTCATGCAAGCAACAGATGGTGGAGCAACTTGAGTCAGAGCTCTGCGTATCGGAGACGGCATTGCAGCAGGAAACCGCTTTGGTGGCAACCagccaaaacaatttaaatttcgccTGCCAGTCGGCAAAGCAAGCACATCAATTGCTGCTTGCGCTGCAGAGCATCATCAAGATTGCCCATGAGAATCTGGCGAATGCCAAGAATGCGGCTGCAGGTGCCCAACAGCAGCTGGCGGAGAAGGCGCAGCTTATAGAGTCGGCACAGCATCGCATTGATACGCTTAAGAAAATGCTTGAAAACGCGCGCAAAGATCTCGAAAACATCAAAAAGTCTGCCTACAAGGCGGTCTGTGCTGCTGCCGAGGCACGTCAGAAGGCAAACAGAGAACGAAGGAACAGCGTGAGCTGCGGGAGGAGCAGCAACCGAAGGAAGCGCCGCAAGATACACCAAAAGCAACAGCTTCAGTAG